From Prochlorococcus sp. MIT 1223, the proteins below share one genomic window:
- the psbB gene encoding photosystem II chlorophyll-binding protein CP47 — translation MGLPWYRVHTVVINDPGRLLAVHLMHTALLAGWAGSMALYELAIFDPTDPVLNPMWRQGMYVMPFMARLGVTNSWRGWDITGGTGAFDFDSLDFWGKALPFSTFEGVALAHIVFSGLLILAAIWHWTYWDLELWEDSRTGEPALDLPKIFGIHLLLAGLTCFGFGAFHCASVGIWVSDEYGLSGHVEAVAPAWGAEGFNPFNAGGIVANHIGAGLIGIIGGVFHITNRPGVRLYKALKMGNIEGVLASALAAVLFVSFVVAGTMWYGSATTPVELFGPTRYQWDSGYFKTEINRRVQEAVNNGATKEEAYAAIPEKLAFYDYVGNSPAKGGLFRTGALVNGDGLPTGWQGHISFQDKEGNDLEVRRIPNFFENFPVILEDADGNVRADIPFRRAEAKYSIEQTGVKATVYGGELNGQTFTDPVVVKRLARKAQLGEAFKFDRDRYKSDGVFRSSPRAWFTYAHLCFGLLFLFGHWWHAARTLFRDRFAGIDPELGDRVEFGLFKKLGDESTRRVPGRA, via the coding sequence ATGGGATTGCCCTGGTATCGGGTGCACACAGTCGTAATTAACGACCCTGGCCGCCTCTTGGCCGTGCACCTCATGCATACAGCTTTACTTGCCGGCTGGGCCGGCTCAATGGCCCTTTACGAATTGGCCATTTTTGATCCAACTGATCCAGTCTTAAACCCAATGTGGCGTCAAGGCATGTATGTCATGCCTTTTATGGCGCGCCTAGGCGTCACCAATAGCTGGCGTGGCTGGGATATCACAGGAGGTACTGGAGCTTTTGATTTTGATTCTTTAGATTTTTGGGGCAAAGCTCTTCCGTTTTCTACGTTTGAAGGTGTTGCCCTGGCTCATATTGTCTTCAGTGGTCTGCTGATTTTGGCAGCCATCTGGCATTGGACTTACTGGGATCTTGAACTTTGGGAAGATTCAAGAACTGGAGAGCCAGCATTAGATCTTCCGAAAATCTTTGGAATACATTTACTTCTAGCAGGACTCACTTGCTTTGGTTTTGGTGCATTCCACTGCGCTTCCGTTGGCATCTGGGTATCTGATGAATATGGACTTTCAGGTCATGTTGAGGCAGTAGCACCAGCATGGGGAGCCGAAGGATTCAATCCATTTAATGCCGGAGGAATTGTTGCCAACCATATTGGTGCAGGCCTAATAGGAATAATTGGTGGTGTTTTCCATATCACTAACCGTCCAGGAGTAAGGCTATACAAAGCCTTGAAAATGGGAAATATTGAAGGCGTTTTAGCTAGTGCACTAGCAGCGGTACTTTTTGTTTCTTTTGTAGTTGCCGGAACAATGTGGTACGGCTCAGCTACTACTCCAGTGGAATTATTCGGACCAACTCGTTATCAGTGGGATTCCGGATACTTCAAAACTGAAATCAATCGCCGAGTTCAAGAAGCGGTTAATAATGGGGCAACAAAGGAAGAAGCCTATGCTGCTATCCCTGAAAAACTTGCTTTCTACGATTATGTAGGAAATAGCCCTGCAAAAGGCGGTCTATTTAGAACTGGTGCATTGGTTAATGGAGATGGCTTGCCAACTGGTTGGCAAGGTCATATATCTTTCCAAGATAAAGAAGGAAATGATCTGGAAGTAAGAAGAATTCCTAATTTCTTCGAAAACTTCCCAGTCATTCTTGAAGATGCAGATGGAAATGTTCGTGCTGACATTCCTTTCCGTAGAGCAGAAGCTAAATACTCCATTGAGCAAACTGGAGTCAAGGCAACTGTTTATGGTGGAGAGTTAAATGGCCAAACATTTACAGATCCGGTTGTAGTAAAACGTCTTGCACGTAAAGCTCAGCTAGGAGAAGCCTTTAAGTTCGATAGGGATCGCTACAAGTCTGATGGTGTATTCAGAAGCTCTCCTAGAGCCTGGTTCACCTATGCCCACCTATGTTTTGGACTATTATTCCTATTTGGACATTGGTGGCATGCAGCTAGGACCCTATTCAGAGATAGATTCGCTGGAATCGATCCTGAGTTAGGCGATCGTGTTGAGTTTGGACTCTTCAAGAAACTTGGAGATGAATCCACTCGACGAGTTCCAGGCCGTGCCTAA
- a CDS encoding photosystem II reaction center protein T, whose protein sequence is MEAFAYTLLMTLAVVTLFFAVAFRDPPKYDK, encoded by the coding sequence ATGGAAGCATTCGCTTACACACTTCTAATGACCTTGGCAGTCGTAACACTCTTCTTTGCCGTCGCTTTCCGCGATCCCCCAAAGTACGATAAATAA
- the nrdR gene encoding transcriptional regulator NrdR produces the protein MQCPACQNTDSRVLESRSADAGKSVRRRRECLNCDFRFTTYERVETIPITVIKRNGNKEIFNRNKILNGITRASEKISKISQKGELIVDDIEIQLQQKNLREVQSSDIGEMVLDHLKELSEVAYIRFASVYREFHGVNDFIETLETLNPEEKEQLASVIS, from the coding sequence ATGCAATGCCCCGCTTGCCAAAACACAGATAGTCGAGTCCTCGAGTCACGTTCTGCTGATGCAGGTAAAAGCGTGAGGAGAAGGAGAGAATGTTTGAATTGCGATTTTCGCTTTACTACCTATGAAAGAGTAGAAACTATTCCTATTACAGTTATCAAAAGGAATGGTAATAAGGAAATATTTAATAGAAATAAAATACTAAATGGAATTACCAGAGCAAGTGAAAAGATTTCAAAAATCTCTCAAAAAGGAGAATTAATTGTTGATGATATAGAAATTCAGTTACAACAAAAAAATCTCAGGGAAGTACAAAGTTCAGATATAGGAGAAATGGTCCTAGATCATTTAAAAGAACTAAGTGAGGTTGCCTATATTCGCTTCGCATCAGTATATAGAGAATTTCATGGAGTCAATGATTTTATAGAAACGCTAGAAACATTAAACCCAGAAGAAAAAGAACAATTGGCAAGTGTTATTTCATAG
- a CDS encoding S1 RNA-binding domain-containing protein, protein MSENLKETDQELSEVQKNTEEEIKNELETSSEAETEALDIDESLDIPEDIPTADDPSSRAKRYDFDGAGFTLDEFASLLSKYDYNFKPGDIVKGTVFALESKGAMIDIGAKTAAFMPMQEVSINRVEGLSDVLQPTEQREFFIMSEENEDGQLALSIRRIEYQRAWERVRQLQKEDATIYSEVFATNRGGALVRVEGLRGFIPGSHISTRKAKEELVADFLPLKFLEVDEERNRLVLSHRRALVERKMNRLEVGEVVVGAVRGIKPYGAFIDIGGVSGLLHISEISHEHIETPHSVLNVNDQMKVMIIDLDAERGRISLSTKALEPEPGDMLTDPQKVFDNAEEMAAKYKQMLLEQAEEGEDPIAVMTV, encoded by the coding sequence ATGTCTGAAAATCTTAAAGAAACTGATCAAGAGTTGTCAGAAGTGCAAAAAAATACAGAGGAGGAGATTAAAAACGAACTCGAGACATCTAGCGAAGCAGAAACAGAAGCTCTAGATATTGATGAATCTTTGGATATTCCAGAAGATATCCCCACGGCGGACGATCCATCCAGTAGAGCAAAGAGATATGACTTTGATGGTGCTGGTTTTACTCTTGATGAGTTTGCTTCTTTACTTAGTAAATACGATTACAACTTCAAACCAGGAGATATTGTCAAAGGTACAGTTTTTGCTCTTGAGTCGAAAGGAGCAATGATAGATATAGGGGCAAAGACTGCGGCATTTATGCCAATGCAAGAAGTCTCTATAAATCGAGTAGAAGGCCTAAGCGATGTATTGCAGCCTACAGAGCAAAGAGAGTTTTTTATAATGTCAGAAGAGAATGAAGATGGTCAGCTAGCTTTATCAATTAGAAGAATTGAATATCAAAGGGCCTGGGAAAGAGTAAGGCAACTGCAAAAAGAAGATGCAACTATTTATTCTGAAGTCTTTGCAACTAATAGAGGAGGAGCATTAGTTAGGGTGGAAGGATTAAGAGGCTTTATTCCTGGTTCTCATATCAGTACTCGCAAAGCAAAGGAAGAGTTGGTCGCAGATTTTCTTCCTTTAAAGTTTCTTGAAGTTGATGAAGAGAGAAATCGTCTTGTTTTAAGTCATAGGCGTGCTTTGGTCGAAAGAAAAATGAATAGACTCGAAGTTGGTGAAGTAGTAGTGGGTGCAGTAAGAGGAATCAAGCCATATGGAGCTTTCATTGATATTGGGGGAGTCAGTGGACTACTTCATATTTCTGAAATCAGTCACGAACACATTGAAACTCCTCACTCAGTTCTAAATGTCAATGATCAAATGAAAGTAATGATTATCGACTTAGATGCAGAAAGAGGGAGAATTTCTCTTTCAACTAAGGCTCTTGAACCCGAACCAGGAGATATGTTGACTGACCCACAGAAAGTGTTTGACAATGCCGAAGAAATGGCTGCAAAGTATAAACAAATGTTGCTTGAGCAAGCTGAAGAAGGAGAAGATCCAATCGCAGTAATGACTGTTTAA
- a CDS encoding HAD-IA family hydrolase: MAEIFLNNISLGDFKGVLFDKDGTLTSSKSNLRDIANSRVREIKKILKNKLIKNELNQLIKLLKSAYGLTENLVDPNGLIAIASRQDNLISTATLISIFTKSWPEAIDISNKVFQSADKDLSDLESIAKERPLFKGVKILLDKLVQANIKCAVISNDTSKGIKDFLDHNKIANQFAGYWSCENNPPKPNPTAVIKLCKSIDLHPHECMLIGDSDLDLKMAQQAGIGISIGYVSGWDIKPDISYQNKLISKWEELSCH; the protein is encoded by the coding sequence ATGGCTGAGATTTTCTTGAATAATATTAGTTTGGGAGATTTTAAAGGTGTTTTATTTGATAAAGATGGGACATTGACTAGCAGTAAGTCAAATCTTAGAGATATTGCCAACTCTAGGGTTAGAGAAATTAAAAAAATTCTTAAAAATAAGTTAATAAAAAATGAGTTAAACCAGCTTATTAAACTGCTGAAGTCTGCTTATGGTCTAACAGAAAACTTAGTAGATCCAAATGGCCTTATAGCAATTGCATCTAGACAAGATAATTTAATCTCTACTGCAACTTTAATTTCCATATTTACAAAGAGTTGGCCTGAAGCAATTGATATATCTAATAAGGTTTTTCAAAGTGCTGATAAAGATTTATCTGATCTAGAAAGTATTGCGAAGGAAAGACCTCTTTTCAAAGGAGTAAAGATCTTATTAGATAAATTGGTACAAGCCAATATCAAATGTGCTGTTATTAGTAATGATACGAGCAAAGGAATCAAGGATTTTCTCGATCACAATAAAATAGCAAATCAATTTGCGGGATATTGGAGTTGTGAAAACAACCCACCCAAGCCTAATCCCACTGCAGTAATCAAATTATGCAAAAGCATTGATCTTCATCCTCATGAATGTATGTTAATAGGTGATAGTGATTTAGATTTAAAAATGGCTCAACAAGCAGGGATAGGTATATCAATAGGTTATGTATCTGGTTGGGATATAAAGCCTGATATCTCTTATCAAAATAAATTAATATCAAAATGGGAAGAACTATCTTGCCACTAA
- the metK gene encoding methionine adenosyltransferase, with amino-acid sequence MNKFVFTSESVTEGHPDKICDQISDSVLDALLSQDPNSRVACEAVVNTGLCLITGEVTTKAKVDFIKLARNVINEIGYEGYRAGGFDSNSCAILVALDQQSPDIAQGVNEADDHSGDPLDKIGAGDQGIMFGYACNETPELMPLPISLAHRLARRLAYVRHQGILNYLLPDGKTQVSVAYENDKPVSIDTILISTQHTEEVDGISEEKGIRKKIEKDLWEHVVVPATSDLKLKPNKEETKFLVNPTGKFVVGGPQGDAGLTGRKIIVDTYGGAARHGGGAFSGKDPTKVDRSAAYAARFVSKSLVSAGFAERVEVQLSYAIGVAKPISILVETFGSSKYSNNDLTELVSNYFDLRPGAIIKQFNLKELPQERGGRFYRDTAAYGHFGRQDLDLPWENVIEKVNEIKDVNFAKED; translated from the coding sequence ATGAATAAGTTTGTATTCACTTCAGAATCAGTAACTGAAGGACACCCTGACAAAATTTGTGATCAGATAAGTGACTCTGTCTTAGATGCTCTATTAAGTCAAGATCCCAATAGCAGAGTAGCTTGTGAAGCAGTAGTGAATACAGGCTTATGCCTTATAACAGGAGAAGTAACTACAAAGGCAAAAGTTGATTTCATTAAACTTGCTAGAAATGTAATTAATGAAATTGGCTATGAAGGGTATCGAGCAGGCGGATTTGATTCTAATAGTTGTGCAATCCTAGTAGCACTTGACCAGCAATCGCCCGATATAGCTCAAGGAGTCAATGAAGCAGATGACCATTCCGGAGATCCACTCGACAAAATAGGTGCTGGAGATCAAGGAATAATGTTTGGCTATGCCTGCAATGAAACCCCTGAATTAATGCCTTTGCCTATTAGTTTGGCTCATAGACTTGCAAGGAGGTTAGCTTATGTGAGACATCAGGGAATATTGAATTACCTTTTACCGGACGGGAAAACACAAGTTAGCGTTGCTTATGAAAATGATAAGCCTGTTTCAATCGACACAATTTTAATATCCACTCAACATACAGAAGAAGTTGATGGAATCAGCGAGGAAAAAGGAATTAGAAAAAAAATAGAAAAAGATCTGTGGGAACATGTTGTAGTTCCAGCAACTTCCGACCTTAAATTAAAGCCAAATAAAGAAGAAACTAAATTTCTTGTTAATCCAACTGGGAAATTTGTTGTTGGAGGGCCCCAAGGTGACGCTGGCCTAACCGGAAGAAAAATAATTGTTGATACTTATGGAGGAGCTGCAAGACATGGAGGCGGGGCTTTCTCTGGAAAGGACCCAACTAAAGTTGATCGATCTGCCGCTTATGCAGCAAGATTCGTATCTAAATCATTAGTTTCGGCAGGTTTTGCAGAAAGGGTTGAGGTCCAACTTAGTTATGCAATAGGAGTAGCAAAGCCTATATCAATTCTCGTAGAAACTTTTGGCAGCAGCAAATACTCCAATAATGATTTAACAGAACTAGTCTCAAACTATTTCGACCTTCGCCCTGGAGCAATTATCAAGCAATTCAACCTCAAAGAATTACCACAAGAAAGAGGAGGACGTTTTTACAGAGATACAGCTGCTTATGGCCATTTTGGACGTCAAGACTTGGACTTACCTTGGGAGAATGTGATAGAAAAAGTCAATGAAATTAAAGATGTAAATTTCGCAAAAGAAGATTAA
- a CDS encoding FGGY-family carbohydrate kinase: MADDRLAMGIDLGTSGVRVVLINSQIELVYSASINYNLGLEECKDWERCCESLINNIPTKLKQKLKGIAIDATSGTIIACDNNGKPIGKAITYYEDYSESYINQLKGFSKENLKKYSSLGSALKLIERHGENLLLRSQADWVSSWLTGKWELGEEGNNLKLGWDPYNKSWPKIFYNHSLKKMVPEIISSGNQLGKINIKRSKVLGLPNDVIIIAGTTDSNAAVIAANASDSEGISILGSTIVLKKFVEKPIFAEGITNHLVGGKWICGGSSNSGGAVLRKFFNDQEIEDLSNQINPYKSSNINLLPLPFKGERFPINDPNLKPILTPRPISDSLYLKALLEGLANIEKQGWQKLADLGINQPTKIITLGNGARNIQWQKIRERIIQIPIRICKRPPAIGVAKIAANSIFE, encoded by the coding sequence ATGGCAGATGATCGATTGGCAATGGGAATTGATCTTGGGACTTCTGGAGTACGAGTAGTATTAATAAATTCTCAAATAGAATTAGTTTATTCAGCCTCCATTAATTACAATTTAGGATTAGAAGAATGCAAAGACTGGGAGAGATGTTGTGAGAGTTTAATTAATAATATACCCACAAAGCTCAAACAAAAACTTAAGGGAATTGCAATAGATGCAACATCTGGGACGATAATTGCTTGTGATAACAATGGTAAACCCATAGGGAAAGCAATTACTTACTATGAAGATTATTCAGAAAGTTATATCAATCAATTAAAAGGATTTAGCAAAGAAAATCTCAAAAAATATTCCAGTCTTGGTAGCGCTCTAAAATTAATTGAAAGGCATGGAGAAAATTTATTATTAAGGAGTCAAGCTGATTGGGTTAGCAGCTGGCTAACAGGAAAATGGGAATTAGGGGAAGAAGGAAATAACCTAAAGTTAGGCTGGGATCCATATAATAAGTCTTGGCCTAAAATTTTTTATAACCATTCTTTAAAAAAAATGGTCCCAGAAATTATTTCTAGTGGCAATCAATTAGGAAAAATCAATATAAAAAGATCAAAGGTTTTAGGTCTCCCTAACGATGTAATTATTATAGCTGGTACAACAGATTCGAATGCAGCAGTAATTGCCGCCAATGCTTCAGATAGTGAAGGGATAAGTATTCTTGGTAGCACAATTGTTTTGAAAAAATTTGTTGAGAAACCAATTTTTGCAGAAGGTATAACAAATCATCTTGTCGGAGGCAAATGGATATGCGGTGGCTCTTCCAATTCTGGTGGTGCTGTGCTTAGAAAATTCTTTAACGATCAGGAGATAGAAGATTTAAGCAATCAAATCAATCCATATAAAAGTTCTAATATAAATCTATTACCATTACCATTTAAAGGAGAAAGATTTCCTATAAATGACCCTAATTTAAAACCAATTCTTACTCCTAGACCAATAAGTGATTCTTTATATCTGAAGGCCTTATTAGAAGGATTAGCTAATATTGAAAAACAAGGATGGCAAAAGCTTGCAGACTTAGGTATTAACCAACCAACTAAAATTATCACACTTGGTAATGGTGCAAGAAATATACAATGGCAAAAGATCAGAGAGAGGATTATTCAAATACCCATAAGAATATGTAAACGCCCACCTGCAATTGGTGTAGCAAAAATTGCAGCCAATTCTATATTTGAATAA
- a CDS encoding DUF2470 domain-containing protein, producing MKEEELNSEVCDRICKHMNEDHQDAINQYALHYGKITEFKNVIMKTLNSEYLELETDKELIQINFDHTLKDSEDAHKTLIHMLKTISKQC from the coding sequence ATGAAGGAAGAAGAACTAAACAGTGAAGTTTGCGATCGTATTTGCAAGCATATGAATGAGGATCATCAAGATGCGATAAATCAATATGCACTGCACTATGGAAAGATTACCGAATTTAAAAATGTAATAATGAAAACCCTAAACTCAGAATATCTTGAACTGGAAACTGACAAAGAATTAATCCAAATTAATTTCGACCATACGCTTAAAGACAGCGAAGATGCACACAAAACATTGATTCATATGCTTAAGACAATCTCAAAACAGTGTTAA
- the galE gene encoding UDP-glucose 4-epimerase GalE: protein MGSILITGGAGFIGSHTCVVLLNAGYNLIIIDNFSNSSPSVISSIAKLAKLEDKITEARLQLVKGDIRDKELVTQIFEIAKRKGTRIIAVIHFAGLKSVHESIQKPLLYWDVNTSGTRKLLEVMNEFSCKVLVFSSSATVYGDPCVIPIDETSPINPINPYGKTKAAVEMLLADISNCQQRTKPFQKSPTDWRIAILRYFNPVGAHPSGEIGEDPKGIPNNLFPLINQVAEGKRDLLHIFGNDWPTIDGTGVRDYIHVMDLAEGHKAALEKLLRSEPQLLTLNLGSGKGHSVLELIHCFEEVTGKKISYQIANRRAGDSAISIASPKLALKYLNWSTQKSLKDICDDGWNWQSKNIYKNKF, encoded by the coding sequence ATGGGCTCTATCCTAATAACTGGAGGGGCAGGATTTATAGGTTCTCATACTTGTGTGGTTCTATTAAATGCTGGTTATAATTTAATTATAATAGATAATTTTTCTAATAGTTCTCCAAGCGTAATAAGCAGTATTGCAAAACTTGCAAAATTAGAAGATAAGATAACAGAAGCAAGGCTTCAATTAGTAAAAGGTGATATTCGTGACAAAGAGTTAGTTACACAGATTTTTGAAATAGCAAAAAGAAAGGGCACAAGAATTATTGCTGTAATACATTTTGCAGGCTTAAAGTCTGTTCATGAGTCCATTCAAAAGCCTTTACTGTATTGGGATGTAAATACTTCTGGGACAAGGAAATTATTAGAAGTGATGAATGAGTTTTCATGCAAAGTTCTTGTATTTAGTAGCAGTGCAACTGTTTATGGAGATCCTTGTGTAATACCCATAGATGAAACTTCACCTATTAACCCAATCAATCCTTACGGAAAAACAAAGGCAGCAGTAGAAATGCTTCTAGCTGATATTTCTAATTGCCAACAAAGAACAAAACCATTTCAAAAAAGTCCTACAGATTGGAGAATTGCCATATTGCGTTATTTCAATCCAGTTGGAGCTCATCCAAGTGGAGAGATTGGAGAAGATCCCAAAGGGATCCCCAATAATCTTTTCCCATTAATTAACCAAGTAGCAGAAGGCAAAAGAGATTTGCTCCACATCTTTGGGAATGATTGGCCCACTATTGATGGCACGGGGGTAAGAGATTATATCCATGTTATGGATCTTGCTGAAGGCCACAAAGCAGCATTAGAAAAGCTACTGAGATCTGAACCTCAATTATTAACTTTAAATCTTGGTAGTGGCAAAGGGCATTCTGTATTGGAGTTAATTCATTGCTTCGAAGAAGTAACCGGGAAAAAGATCTCTTATCAAATCGCCAATCGAAGAGCTGGGGATTCTGCTATATCAATTGCAAGTCCTAAGTTGGCTCTCAAATATTTAAATTGGTCAACACAAAAAAGTCTAAAAGATATATGCGATGATGGATGGAATTGGCAAAGCAAGAACATTTATAAAAACAAATTCTAA
- a CDS encoding BCD family MFS transporter, with product MNQSKGLSAINLARLSLFQGCLGCLAVIFAGMLNRIMISELAFPAILVGGGLAFEQLMAPSRVLFGNISDTWPIRGQKRTPYIWLGSAGFCSMAILSIPLIFITEKALSGGDWLQITMAAVSLCVLFSLYGLAVSLATTPYLALVIDMTTEEERPRAVGIIWCMLTVGIVVGAIAISITTKGLDGISDPALLEPALQRFMTWVGGIVLLITFFACWGIEERNNSNHSSTNTKSKNNEVGLRKAWSIIISSKQILIFFVFLVLYTLGLFLQDPILESYGAEVFNLPISQTTLLNAFWGVGTLIGLLIGGLFITPRLGKLSTARIGCWLIVSSLFLLIISGYFQNENALFGILVIFGLAAGIATNSALSLMLDLTLPEMAGTLVGVWGLAQALSRALGKILGGGLLDIGRYYLGSEKPFMAFSFVFLLEIIVTCIAIFVLGKVSVKRFRDETSQTMESLMMAELDG from the coding sequence TTGAATCAATCGAAAGGTTTATCAGCTATTAACTTAGCAAGGCTAAGTCTTTTCCAAGGATGTCTTGGCTGCTTGGCTGTAATTTTTGCCGGGATGCTAAATAGAATAATGATATCTGAACTTGCATTCCCTGCGATTTTAGTTGGAGGAGGACTTGCTTTTGAGCAATTAATGGCACCATCACGAGTTTTGTTTGGGAATATTTCTGACACTTGGCCAATTCGAGGACAGAAAAGAACACCTTATATATGGCTTGGATCGGCTGGATTTTGCTCAATGGCAATACTTTCAATTCCGTTGATCTTCATTACTGAAAAAGCTCTTTCAGGAGGTGATTGGTTACAAATAACAATGGCAGCAGTATCTCTCTGTGTTCTTTTTTCTCTTTATGGATTAGCGGTTTCTCTCGCAACCACACCATATCTTGCTCTTGTCATTGACATGACAACTGAGGAAGAAAGGCCTAGAGCAGTTGGGATTATATGGTGCATGTTAACTGTAGGAATAGTAGTCGGAGCTATCGCAATATCTATAACAACAAAAGGGTTGGATGGGATTTCTGATCCTGCCTTACTTGAACCTGCTCTTCAAAGATTCATGACATGGGTTGGGGGAATAGTTTTACTAATTACTTTCTTTGCATGTTGGGGAATAGAAGAACGAAATAATTCCAATCATTCATCAACTAATACTAAGTCAAAGAATAACGAAGTCGGACTAAGGAAAGCATGGTCTATCATCATTTCTAGCAAGCAAATACTAATCTTCTTTGTTTTTCTAGTTCTCTACACATTAGGTCTATTTTTACAAGATCCAATACTAGAAAGTTATGGAGCAGAAGTATTTAATCTGCCAATTTCACAAACCACATTGTTAAATGCTTTCTGGGGAGTAGGTACCCTTATTGGATTACTTATTGGAGGTCTTTTTATTACACCTAGATTAGGAAAATTATCTACTGCCAGGATTGGATGTTGGTTAATAGTAAGTTCACTATTTCTGCTAATTATCAGTGGTTACTTTCAAAATGAAAACGCACTTTTTGGAATATTAGTTATTTTCGGGTTAGCCGCAGGAATAGCTACTAACAGCGCCTTATCATTAATGCTTGATTTAACCCTTCCAGAGATGGCAGGCACCTTAGTAGGAGTTTGGGGACTGGCCCAGGCTCTTTCCAGAGCATTGGGGAAGATATTAGGTGGAGGGCTACTGGATATTGGCAGATATTATCTTGGATCAGAGAAACCTTTTATGGCATTTTCCTTTGTATTTTTACTCGAAATTATTGTTACTTGTATAGCAATTTTTGTCCTCGGCAAGGTTAGTGTAAAGAGATTCAGAGATGAAACTTCTCAAACTATGGAATCTCTGATGATGGCTGAACTTGATGGATAG
- a CDS encoding phycobilisome rod-core linker polypeptide, with the protein MSLIPQKAFHLGAESLFEFPIRFNKSNHSGSKRISYILHSKGGCMPGQPNVFMKNARSKASGGSNVIENRITREFKLENYHILYGIKYIHTNLTSFSYDQYHPNDDESFRVSINAAYRQIYGNLHPLESERPIDIERRLRNGDITIREFIRRLSKSDFYRKNYFERINQKRVVELSIKHILGRPILKQSELIKNIELINSEGFESYIDFLIDSYEYIEIFGEHTVPFMRAWDSSCGLRTSSFMNSIKLTASFATSDNASHLRSI; encoded by the coding sequence ATGTCTCTAATACCTCAAAAGGCATTTCATTTAGGAGCAGAGTCATTATTTGAATTCCCTATAAGATTTAACAAATCAAATCATTCTGGTAGTAAAAGAATAAGCTACATTCTTCACTCAAAAGGAGGTTGCATGCCTGGGCAACCTAACGTATTTATGAAAAACGCAAGATCAAAGGCATCAGGAGGATCAAATGTTATTGAAAATAGAATAACTAGAGAGTTTAAATTAGAAAATTATCATATTTTATATGGCATTAAATATATACATACTAACCTTACTTCATTTTCTTATGATCAATATCACCCGAATGATGATGAGTCTTTTAGAGTATCAATAAATGCAGCTTATAGACAAATATATGGAAATTTACATCCATTGGAAAGTGAAAGACCAATTGATATTGAAAGACGTCTTAGGAATGGTGATATAACTATTAGAGAATTTATAAGAAGGCTATCAAAATCTGATTTTTATAGAAAAAATTACTTTGAAAGAATAAACCAAAAGAGAGTTGTAGAGCTAAGTATAAAGCATATACTGGGCAGACCAATTTTGAAACAATCTGAATTGATTAAAAATATAGAATTAATAAATTCAGAAGGGTTTGAAAGTTATATTGATTTTCTAATTGACTCTTATGAATATATAGAAATATTTGGAGAACATACAGTGCCTTTTATGCGGGCTTGGGATTCCTCTTGCGGGCTAAGGACATCAAGCTTTATGAATAGTATTAAACTAACTGCTTCATTTGCAACAAGCGATAATGCAAGTCATCTGAGATCTATATGA
- a CDS encoding phycobiliprotein lyase: MKIENFIKRSEGNWKSMRSGHSLAFKQFEEIVSDIRINLLSVNDNEVLNLVKKNNISSGEFTSPFIICWEAESNWEEEKKDTTLNGSCVIVPVPISEEKGIMLRSSGYVENIETKSEYEFLEEGTILLSTNYNKTIAEERIWFISENLRCRSSVIKSSGSNSILQTSYASEIRRLNNLR, translated from the coding sequence ATGAAAATTGAAAACTTCATCAAAAGAAGTGAGGGGAATTGGAAATCTATGCGTAGTGGTCATTCACTTGCCTTCAAACAGTTCGAAGAGATAGTTAGTGATATAAGAATTAATTTACTTTCAGTTAATGACAATGAAGTGTTAAATCTAGTGAAGAAAAATAATATATCCTCAGGAGAATTTACATCTCCTTTCATTATCTGCTGGGAAGCCGAAAGCAATTGGGAGGAAGAGAAAAAAGATACTACTCTAAATGGTTCATGTGTAATTGTTCCTGTACCTATTTCAGAGGAGAAAGGTATAATGCTACGTAGTTCTGGGTATGTAGAGAATATTGAGACAAAAAGTGAATATGAGTTCCTAGAAGAAGGTACTATACTTTTATCAACTAATTACAATAAAACAATTGCAGAAGAACGTATTTGGTTTATATCTGAAAATCTAAGATGCCGATCTTCAGTAATAAAAAGCTCAGGTTCAAATTCCATTCTGCAAACATCATATGCCTCTGAAATACGCAGATTAAATAATTTGCGATAG